A window of the Sphingobium sp. CAP-1 genome harbors these coding sequences:
- a CDS encoding chemotaxis protein CheW — MDQLYLLATLAGTRIAVDAREVEAVVRLTDISPVPGMGAHVAGLSALRSRVLTIIDVAALIRGQRTPTAQRSLAIISNISGHSYGLMVDTVSDICRVPEGELPLRGQLDPAWAAYARAIVEHEGHPWLLVSLAAFIEGGAAAQAA, encoded by the coding sequence ATGGATCAGCTATATCTTCTCGCCACCCTGGCCGGAACCCGGATCGCGGTCGACGCGCGCGAGGTGGAGGCAGTGGTTCGCCTGACCGACATTTCCCCCGTGCCGGGCATGGGCGCGCATGTTGCGGGTCTGTCCGCCTTGCGCAGCCGGGTGTTGACGATCATCGATGTCGCCGCCCTGATACGGGGTCAGCGCACGCCGACGGCGCAACGCAGTCTGGCGATCATCTCCAATATCAGCGGCCACAGCTACGGCCTGATGGTCGATACTGTGTCTGACATCTGCCGGGTGCCCGAAGGCGAATTGCCGCTGCGGGGGCAACTCGATCCGGCCTGGGCCGCCTATGCCCGCGCCATCGTCGAACATGAGGGCCATCCCTGGCTGCTGGTGTCGCTCGCCGCTTTCATCGAGGGAGGCGCGGCGGCGCAAGCGGCCTGA
- a CDS encoding response regulator, with protein MKNCLVVDDSKVIRKVARHILESLDLTVSEAVDGRDALTQCEASPPDVVLLDWNMPVMSGMEFLQALSSARMAARPKIIFCTTENGISHIKAAVEAGADEYVMKPFDRETLESKLAIVGVI; from the coding sequence ATGAAAAACTGTCTGGTCGTCGACGATAGCAAGGTTATTCGCAAGGTGGCGCGTCACATACTCGAATCGCTGGACCTGACGGTCAGCGAGGCGGTGGACGGGCGCGATGCGTTGACCCAATGCGAAGCCTCCCCGCCAGACGTGGTGCTGCTCGACTGGAACATGCCGGTCATGAGCGGGATGGAATTTCTCCAGGCGCTGTCCAGCGCCAGGATGGCCGCGCGGCCCAAGATCATCTTCTGCACCACCGAAAATGGCATCAGCCATATCAAGGCGGCGGTCGAGGCGGGGGCCGACGAATATGTGATGAAGCCGTTCGACCGGGAAACGCTGGAAAGCAAGCTGGCGATCGTCGGGGTGATCTAG
- a CDS encoding chemotaxis protein CheB — MNAMVPIMTSQRSENRTLRTLVVDDSVVVRTVIERILNADPGFTVVHKTNSAEHALSYLADHAVDLVLLDIELPGQSGLAALPQILRANPLVKVAILSGKCEEGSAAAVEALALGASDILSKPGSGSFGEQFPQALIGRLNRLFGDRPATPLLPRASAQVTVEPATAPLACLGVGASTGGIHALGQLFQGLTAPLGVPVLLTQHLPASFTVYFAQQLARMTSLRVKVAETGDLLVPDTVFVAPGDANLQLRRGLHGRVTIMLDPERTPAGNLPGVDPMFASMAEIYGAGAAGIVLTGMGRDGTMGARDIVAAGGWIVAQDEASSVVWGMPGSVAGAGLTCAIMEPLGIMPFVTRRGQVAL, encoded by the coding sequence ATGAACGCCATGGTGCCGATCATGACCAGCCAGAGGAGCGAAAATCGCACGCTCCGCACGCTGGTTGTCGACGATTCGGTCGTCGTTCGGACCGTGATCGAGCGTATCCTGAATGCCGATCCGGGCTTCACTGTGGTCCACAAGACCAACAGCGCCGAACATGCACTGAGCTATCTTGCCGATCATGCCGTTGATCTCGTGTTGCTCGACATCGAACTGCCGGGGCAGAGCGGGCTGGCCGCCTTGCCGCAGATCCTGCGCGCCAACCCCCTGGTCAAGGTGGCGATCCTGTCGGGCAAATGCGAGGAAGGCAGCGCTGCCGCGGTCGAGGCGCTGGCGCTGGGCGCCAGCGATATCCTCTCCAAGCCCGGTAGCGGCAGCTTTGGCGAACAATTTCCGCAGGCATTGATCGGACGGCTCAACCGGTTGTTCGGGGATCGTCCCGCGACGCCGCTCCTGCCGCGCGCGTCGGCGCAGGTTACGGTCGAACCCGCGACCGCGCCGCTTGCCTGTCTTGGTGTGGGCGCTTCGACCGGCGGTATCCATGCCCTGGGCCAATTGTTCCAGGGATTGACCGCGCCGTTGGGTGTGCCGGTGCTGCTGACCCAGCATTTGCCGGCCAGTTTCACCGTCTATTTCGCGCAGCAGCTTGCACGCATGACCAGCCTGCGGGTGAAAGTCGCTGAAACCGGCGACCTGCTGGTGCCCGATACCGTCTTTGTCGCGCCGGGCGACGCCAATCTCCAGCTCCGCCGGGGACTGCATGGCCGCGTGACGATCATGCTCGACCCGGAACGCACGCCGGCTGGCAATCTGCCGGGCGTCGATCCGATGTTCGCCAGCATGGCGGAAATTTACGGGGCAGGGGCGGCAGGTATCGTGCTGACCGGCATGGGGCGCGATGGCACGATGGGCGCGCGCGACATCGTTGCGGCCGGCGGCTGGATCGTGGCGCAGGATGAGGCGAGCAGTGTCGTATGGGGGATGCCGGGATCGGTCGCGGGCGCGGGTTTGACCTGCGCGATCATGGAGCCGCTGGGGATCATGCCCTTCGTCACCCGTCGCGGTCAGGTGGCGCTATGA
- a CDS encoding CheR family methyltransferase: MMAPVAPGGLQGAARILSGLLEARTGQVLSEGRAWRMETALRPVMRAHDLRDIDDLAAQVLRKRHSPLEEDVVNALLNNESSFFRDLQIFDMIHRQILPYIHAERQDRTLRIWSAGCSTGQEAYSLAIRLRNDAARWQGWRIEILATDISTAAIEQARAGVFSQMDVQRGLAVGDLIKWFEPHGEDWRASADLRRMIDFRQDNLFEAQAPHGEYDLILCRNVLLYFNAERRHTVLRLLANHSHAHSVLLLGAGETVIGQGEEFMSHPEFRGGYARKTTLPDCTGGPMRRAG; this comes from the coding sequence ATGATGGCGCCCGTTGCACCCGGTGGGCTTCAGGGTGCGGCGCGTATCCTGTCGGGGCTGCTGGAAGCCCGCACCGGACAGGTGTTGTCGGAAGGCCGCGCCTGGCGAATGGAAACCGCGCTGCGTCCGGTGATGCGCGCGCATGATCTGCGCGACATAGATGATCTGGCGGCGCAGGTGCTGCGCAAGCGCCACTCCCCGCTGGAAGAGGATGTGGTCAACGCTCTGCTCAACAATGAGAGCAGCTTTTTCCGCGACCTCCAGATTTTCGACATGATCCATCGCCAGATCCTGCCCTATATTCACGCGGAAAGGCAGGACCGGACGCTGCGCATCTGGAGTGCGGGCTGTTCGACCGGCCAGGAAGCCTATTCGCTGGCGATTCGCCTGCGCAATGACGCGGCGCGCTGGCAGGGTTGGCGGATCGAGATTTTGGCGACCGACATTTCCACCGCCGCGATCGAACAGGCGCGCGCCGGCGTCTTTTCGCAGATGGACGTGCAGCGCGGACTGGCCGTGGGCGACCTCATCAAATGGTTCGAACCGCATGGGGAGGACTGGCGGGCAAGCGCCGACCTGCGGCGCATGATCGATTTTCGGCAGGACAATCTGTTTGAAGCGCAGGCGCCGCATGGCGAATATGATCTGATCCTGTGCCGCAACGTGCTGCTCTATTTCAATGCGGAGCGGCGCCACACGGTACTTCGCCTGCTGGCAAACCATAGTCACGCCCACAGCGTGCTGCTGTTGGGCGCCGGTGAAACCGTGATCGGGCAGGGCGAGGAATTCATGTCCCATCCCGAATTTCGGGGCGGTTATGCCCGCAAGACGACCTTGCCCGATTGTACCGGTGGGCCGATGCGCCGGGCGGGCTGA
- a CDS encoding N-acetylmuramoyl-L-alanine amidase produces the protein MTDIPMIETPSPNFDERNLPISLLVLHYTGMPDAASAINWLANPESRVSAHYVVTEDGQIIHMVDEAKRAWHAGRSHWRGIDDINSASIGIEIVNPGHEWGYRPFPETQMGSLIPLVHDIVQRHRITRGNIVGHSDIAPARKQDPGELFPWGQLARLRLALPRPTKNLMDPHWTDGGFMLALERFGYDIAEPQAAVVAFQRRFRPELIDGVIDGECRAILLALLLPKPRGDD, from the coding sequence ATGACCGACATTCCGATGATCGAAACGCCGTCGCCCAATTTCGACGAGCGCAACCTGCCCATCAGTCTCTTGGTCCTGCACTATACCGGGATGCCCGATGCGGCGAGTGCCATCAACTGGCTGGCTAACCCGGAATCCAGGGTGTCCGCCCATTATGTCGTGACAGAGGACGGGCAGATCATCCATATGGTCGATGAGGCCAAGCGCGCCTGGCACGCCGGCCGGTCGCACTGGCGCGGCATCGACGACATTAATTCCGCCAGCATCGGCATAGAGATCGTCAATCCGGGACATGAATGGGGCTATCGCCCCTTTCCCGAAACCCAGATGGGATCGCTGATCCCGCTGGTCCATGACATCGTGCAGCGGCACCGGATTACGCGCGGCAATATCGTTGGCCACAGCGATATTGCCCCGGCGCGCAAGCAAGACCCCGGCGAACTGTTTCCCTGGGGGCAGCTTGCCCGGCTGCGCCTGGCGCTGCCGCGGCCGACGAAGAATTTGATGGACCCGCACTGGACCGATGGCGGCTTCATGCTGGCACTCGAACGCTTCGGCTATGACATTGCCGAGCCGCAGGCGGCGGTCGTCGCCTTTCAGCGGCGCTTCCGCCCTGAACTGATCGACGGGGTGATTGACGGGGAATGTCGCGCCATCCTGCTGGCCTTGTTGTTGCCCAAGCCCAGAGGGGATGACTAA
- a CDS encoding J domain-containing protein — protein sequence MARQSRSNDWGFPRWRAYGAAREAQRVRMCDRFGCDQPGNCPAPKSPNSPERWYFCADHAGEYNRNWDYFQGLDREEREQRERNERRDAGGFQSSAYHGWGGPGDGSRSRDELHALQALELEDDADFESVKKSWRRLAKEYHPDVKPGDADAAMRFQTIQAAYEVLRTAEERRTWKPRGAAD from the coding sequence ATGGCAAGACAGAGCCGATCCAATGACTGGGGCTTTCCCCGATGGCGCGCCTATGGCGCAGCGCGTGAGGCGCAGCGCGTGCGCATGTGTGACCGCTTCGGCTGTGACCAGCCGGGGAACTGCCCGGCGCCCAAATCGCCCAACAGCCCGGAACGCTGGTATTTCTGCGCCGACCACGCCGGGGAATATAACCGCAACTGGGATTATTTTCAGGGACTGGACCGGGAGGAGCGGGAGCAGCGCGAGCGCAATGAGCGGCGCGACGCCGGCGGTTTTCAGTCGAGCGCCTATCATGGCTGGGGCGGCCCCGGTGACGGCAGCCGGTCGCGCGACGAGCTTCATGCGCTCCAGGCACTTGAGCTGGAGGATGACGCCGATTTCGAGTCTGTGAAGAAAAGCTGGCGTCGCCTTGCCAAGGAATATCATCCCGACGTGAAACCGGGTGATGCCGACGCGGCGATGCGATTCCAGACCATCCAGGCGGCCTATGAAGTTTTGCGCACGGCTGAGGAGCGGCGGACCTGGAAGCCGCGCGGAGCGGCGGATTGA
- a CDS encoding (2Fe-2S) ferredoxin domain-containing protein, with translation MEAARSGGLKDHVRANWRNVALVCRKCSKKLDGGFGSKGDERLAKALRKHLALKKGRKSDAGIVEVNCLGVCPKGAVTVVDGADSREWLLVRPGADLDELAQALRLGEKRP, from the coding sequence CTGGAAGCCGCGCGGAGCGGCGGATTGAAGGACCATGTCCGCGCCAACTGGCGCAATGTCGCGCTTGTCTGCCGTAAATGCTCGAAAAAGCTGGATGGCGGTTTTGGTTCGAAGGGCGATGAGCGGTTGGCCAAGGCGTTACGCAAGCATCTGGCGTTGAAAAAAGGGCGCAAGTCGGATGCCGGTATCGTAGAGGTGAATTGCCTGGGCGTCTGTCCCAAAGGCGCCGTGACGGTGGTGGACGGCGCGGACAGCCGCGAATGGCTGTTGGTGCGGCCGGGTGCCGATCTGGACGAACTGGCGCAGGCGCTGCGCCTGGGTGAAAAGCGTCCTTAA
- a CDS encoding methyl-accepting chemotaxis protein, with protein MGAMTSLDRLRLQGLRILLIGNWIWTGALGLGGLLLGVEHSARALLLSALVNALPTVQIMCQRRDLEVRLAMGTLAMAQPAIGLYLLSGHHWQMDGHMFFFVALAGLALLYDWQPILLGATLIALHHLALNFLLPSWVFPDSANVGRVAVHGVAVIAQAAVLCYLAVRLRVMLLALDGHVAQASQLAEQAEGGRAAAEAAMAAGREAEARAAQLRDRQEADKAHMALERQGATLALVRDFRQSVAEIVGAVSEASQELDDSARQLNILAQRATAGTEETVSVAEQASTNAAILAQRIEQLSQSITAIASAAHQQATLGGEAQRVSSTGHQAMRELEGRTTSITSFADSITEIAARTNLLALNATIEAARAGEVGRGFAVVAGEVKQLAGQAANATGEIQTLAWSARQGAGVAQEALSDVASTVRQLAEAADAIQSTVADQRDATAAIGQSARDTARDAAVMTRQMEAVADVARDNETLSSRVSSAASGLSRTAQQLQRAADLFVAQLEAA; from the coding sequence ATGGGCGCGATGACCAGCCTCGATCGGCTACGTCTGCAAGGGCTGCGCATCTTGCTGATCGGCAACTGGATATGGACCGGGGCGCTGGGGCTGGGCGGCCTGCTGCTGGGGGTTGAGCATTCGGCGCGTGCGTTGTTGCTGTCGGCGCTGGTCAATGCGCTGCCGACGGTCCAGATCATGTGCCAGCGCCGCGATCTGGAAGTGCGGCTGGCCATGGGCACGCTCGCCATGGCCCAGCCGGCGATCGGCCTTTACCTGCTGTCCGGTCATCATTGGCAGATGGACGGCCATATGTTCTTCTTCGTGGCGCTGGCGGGGCTGGCGCTGCTCTACGACTGGCAGCCGATCCTGCTGGGCGCGACGCTGATCGCGCTGCATCATCTGGCGCTGAACTTCCTGCTGCCAAGCTGGGTCTTTCCCGACAGCGCCAATGTCGGCCGTGTCGCCGTCCATGGCGTGGCGGTGATCGCGCAGGCGGCGGTGTTATGCTATCTGGCCGTGCGGCTGCGGGTGATGCTGCTGGCACTCGACGGTCATGTCGCGCAGGCGAGCCAGCTTGCGGAACAGGCAGAGGGCGGCCGTGCGGCGGCCGAAGCGGCGATGGCGGCTGGGCGGGAAGCCGAAGCCCGTGCCGCGCAACTGCGTGACCGGCAGGAAGCGGACAAGGCGCATATGGCGCTCGAACGGCAGGGCGCGACCCTGGCGCTGGTGCGCGATTTTCGTCAATCGGTGGCCGAAATCGTCGGCGCGGTCAGTGAAGCGTCTCAGGAACTGGATGATTCTGCCCGGCAACTCAACATATTGGCGCAGCGCGCCACCGCCGGGACAGAGGAAACCGTATCGGTCGCCGAACAGGCGTCGACCAACGCGGCCATATTGGCGCAGCGCATCGAGCAATTGTCGCAATCCATTACCGCGATCGCCTCCGCCGCGCATCAGCAGGCGACTCTGGGCGGGGAGGCGCAGCGCGTGTCCAGCACCGGCCATCAGGCGATGCGCGAACTGGAGGGGCGCACAACGTCGATCACCAGCTTCGCCGATTCGATCACGGAAATTGCGGCGCGCACCAATTTGCTGGCGCTTAATGCGACGATCGAGGCGGCGCGCGCCGGGGAGGTCGGGCGCGGCTTTGCCGTGGTGGCGGGGGAGGTCAAGCAACTGGCCGGTCAGGCGGCGAACGCGACCGGCGAAATCCAGACGCTGGCCTGGTCCGCGCGACAGGGGGCAGGCGTGGCGCAGGAGGCGTTGTCCGACGTGGCCAGCACGGTGCGGCAACTGGCGGAAGCGGCCGATGCCATCCAGTCGACGGTCGCCGATCAGCGTGACGCGACGGCGGCCATTGGGCAGTCTGCGCGCGATACGGCGCGGGATGCGGCTGTCATGACGCGCCAGATGGAGGCGGTGGCGGATGTCGCGCGTGACAATGAGACATTGTCCAGTCGCGTTTCCAGTGCCGCATCGGGGCTGTCGCGCACGGCCCAGCAGTTGCAGCGCGCGGCGGATCTGTTCGTCGCGCAACTGGAAGCGGCCTGA
- a CDS encoding superoxide dismutase translates to MAFVLPDLPYAKDAFGDILSVETFDFHHGKHHNAYVVKANELVAADASLQGKSLVELIKSAKGGLFNQVGQIWNHTFYWNSLSPVKTAPTGELLAKIEEAFGSVDALIEKLKAEAVGHFASGWAALILKDGKLEVTSYHDADTPVAHEGHAPLLILDVWEHAYYIDYRNLRPAYAEKLLKEAINWDFAALNLDGEGASRADQPA, encoded by the coding sequence ATGGCCTTTGTTCTGCCCGACCTGCCTTATGCCAAGGATGCATTTGGCGATATCCTGTCGGTCGAAACCTTCGATTTCCACCACGGCAAGCATCATAACGCCTATGTCGTGAAGGCCAATGAACTGGTCGCCGCCGACGCCTCGCTCCAGGGCAAGTCGCTGGTCGAACTGATCAAGTCGGCCAAGGGCGGTCTGTTCAACCAGGTCGGCCAGATCTGGAACCACACTTTCTACTGGAACTCGCTGTCGCCGGTAAAGACCGCGCCGACCGGCGAACTGCTCGCCAAGATCGAGGAAGCCTTCGGTTCGGTCGACGCGCTGATCGAAAAGCTCAAGGCCGAAGCCGTGGGCCATTTCGCCAGCGGTTGGGCCGCGCTGATCCTGAAGGACGGCAAGCTGGAAGTAACCAGCTATCATGACGCCGACACCCCCGTCGCGCATGAAGGCCACGCCCCGCTGCTGATCCTCGATGTGTGGGAACATGCCTATTATATCGACTATCGCAACCTGCGCCCGGCCTATGCCGAAAAGCTGCTGAAGGAAGCGATCAACTGGGATTTCGCGGCTCTCAACCTGGACGGCGAAGGCGCCAGCCGCGCCGACCAGCCGGCCTGA
- the rnk gene encoding nucleoside diphosphate kinase regulator: MTLHQSWAAVPPIQLVESEADMISDLAWSARDRFPDVCQLLLEEVGRASLCTRADLPDDVVAMGSAVTYHDARDGAARQVRLVYPSHADVALGRISILTPIGAALIGMRAGASILWPDREGHLRDIMVESVGQVA; encoded by the coding sequence ATGACCCTGCATCAAAGCTGGGCGGCGGTGCCGCCCATTCAGCTTGTCGAATCCGAAGCCGACATGATTTCCGACCTGGCCTGGAGCGCGCGCGACCGCTTCCCGGACGTGTGCCAGTTGTTGCTGGAAGAGGTCGGCCGGGCCAGCCTCTGCACGCGGGCCGATCTGCCGGATGATGTCGTCGCCATGGGATCGGCTGTTACCTACCATGATGCGCGGGATGGTGCCGCGCGGCAAGTGCGGCTGGTCTATCCCAGCCATGCCGACGTGGCGCTGGGCCGTATCTCCATCCTGACGCCGATCGGCGCGGCGCTGATCGGGATGCGGGCGGGGGCTTCGATCCTCTGGCCCGATCGGGAGGGGCATCTGCGCGACATCATGGTCGAATCGGTCGGGCAGGTCGCGTGA
- the ispZ gene encoding septation protein IspZ, with protein sequence MPADSKTTQKPAHGGTLSLALDFGPLLIFFLTYKGAGWLWGAANPITAMTFGTAAFMAAIVIAVIISKVKLGRVSPMLWLSALLILFFGGLTIYFHDQRFIQLKPTIIYSFFALMLFAGLLRGKPLLKYLLQAAYDGLTHEGWMKLSRNWALFFVAMAIANELMRRSMSFDTWLAVKVWGVTIISLVFAVANIPMLLRHGLTLGDGLDSDEVGETTPPQG encoded by the coding sequence ATGCCCGCTGACAGCAAAACCACCCAAAAGCCTGCGCATGGGGGCACCCTGTCGCTGGCGCTCGATTTCGGGCCGCTGCTGATATTCTTCCTGACCTACAAGGGCGCAGGCTGGCTCTGGGGGGCCGCCAATCCGATCACCGCCATGACCTTTGGCACGGCCGCTTTCATGGCGGCAATCGTCATCGCGGTCATCATCTCCAAGGTGAAGCTGGGCCGGGTGTCGCCGATGCTGTGGCTCTCGGCACTGCTGATCCTCTTTTTCGGCGGCCTGACCATCTATTTCCATGACCAGCGCTTCATCCAGCTCAAGCCCACCATCATCTACAGCTTTTTCGCGCTGATGCTGTTTGCCGGGCTGCTGCGCGGCAAACCGCTGCTCAAATATCTGTTGCAGGCGGCCTATGACGGGTTGACCCATGAAGGCTGGATGAAGCTGTCGCGCAACTGGGCGCTCTTCTTCGTCGCCATGGCGATCGCGAACGAACTGATGCGCCGATCGATGAGCTTCGACACCTGGCTCGCAGTCAAGGTCTGGGGCGTGACCATCATATCGCTCGTCTTTGCCGTCGCGAATATCCCCATGCTGCTGCGCCATGGCCTGACCCTGGGCGATGGCCTGGACAGCGACGAGGTGGGCGAAACCACCCCGCCGCAGGGCTGA